The Pontibacter pudoricolor genome contains a region encoding:
- a CDS encoding M20/M25/M40 family metallo-hydrolase, whose product MQLLKQLCQIHAPSGNEKKMTDFLLNYIETHKVQWKVQPVIVNNEDFQDCILLVFGKPRATVFAHMDSIGYTVRYGHELVPIGGPASKTGYTLTGSDSQGDITCTLKYDEEEGELSYEYHREIERGTELVFKSDFRETDETVQSCYMDNRLGVWAALKVAETLENGIIAFSCWEEHGGGSVAYLAKYIYEHYQVRQALIADITWVTEGVQPGKGVVISMRDSLIPRRSYVQKIINIARESGVPYQLEVEGAGGSDAKELQKAAYPWDWCFVGAPEDNVHTPDEIVNKNDIYSMVKLYKALLEKL is encoded by the coding sequence ATGCAGCTCCTGAAACAACTATGCCAGATACATGCTCCGTCAGGCAACGAAAAAAAGATGACTGACTTTCTGCTAAACTATATCGAAACACATAAAGTTCAGTGGAAGGTGCAACCCGTTATAGTAAATAACGAAGATTTTCAGGATTGTATTTTACTCGTTTTCGGGAAGCCGCGCGCCACTGTTTTTGCCCACATGGATTCTATCGGGTATACCGTGCGCTACGGCCATGAGCTGGTGCCAATCGGTGGCCCTGCCTCTAAAACCGGTTACACGTTAACAGGCTCTGATAGCCAGGGCGATATTACCTGCACGCTGAAATACGACGAAGAAGAAGGCGAACTGAGCTACGAGTACCATCGCGAAATCGAGCGCGGCACCGAGCTGGTTTTTAAGTCGGATTTCAGGGAAACGGATGAAACGGTGCAAAGCTGCTATATGGATAACCGCCTGGGTGTTTGGGCTGCACTAAAAGTTGCTGAGACGTTAGAAAATGGTATTATAGCGTTTAGCTGCTGGGAAGAACATGGCGGTGGTTCGGTTGCTTACCTGGCCAAATACATTTACGAACATTACCAAGTACGCCAGGCCCTGATTGCCGATATTACCTGGGTTACAGAAGGTGTACAGCCGGGCAAAGGCGTTGTTATCTCGATGCGTGACAGCCTGATTCCCCGGCGCTCGTATGTGCAGAAGATCATTAACATTGCCAGAGAATCGGGAGTGCCCTACCAGTTGGAGGTGGAAGGGGCTGGTGGCAGCGATGCCAAAGAACTGCAGAAAGCCGCTTATCCCTGGGACTGGTGCTTTGTAGGTGCCCCCGAAGATAACGTGCACACACCTGATGAAATCGTAAACAAGAATGACATCTATAGTATGGTTAAGCTGTACAAGGCACTGCTGGAGAAACTATAA
- a CDS encoding tetratricopeptide repeat protein — MKKFLYIAFGLLLPVMATAQTQETTGDTTAMRQINIGTVDVIPAAVKVKGMLLLNKEVQYELEGAVDNMYNFKYERAEKQFKSLRRRYPEHPLPYFLMGLSQWWKIVPTNIQTKKYDDLFFAYMDTTIQKAEELYDKNENNTEAAFFLAAANGFSARLHSERSNWRKATVHSKRAIEYMEIAKAGNGLSPEFLFGEALFNYYAIWIHENYKMLRPVLAFFPDGDKRLGLKQLRHVSNSGFYTGTEAKFFLMKIYANEEGNLDESMKIAQSLATKYPDNAYFQRFYARLLFVQGHFSMAERVSLDILHKLEQKMPGYEAVSGRYASYILAYVNQNKYRDLEKAKQYYQESIMYAEMSNERDSGYFINSYLNLARISDQQKDKSKAKRYYTIVINSSEKKSAAFKEARNFLKANKKVK, encoded by the coding sequence ATGAAGAAGTTTTTATACATCGCCTTTGGTTTACTTTTACCTGTAATGGCTACGGCACAAACCCAGGAAACTACAGGCGATACTACTGCCATGCGCCAGATCAATATTGGTACAGTAGATGTAATTCCTGCTGCGGTGAAGGTAAAAGGCATGCTGCTGCTAAACAAAGAAGTACAGTATGAACTGGAAGGTGCTGTTGATAACATGTACAACTTTAAGTATGAGCGTGCCGAGAAGCAGTTTAAGTCGTTGCGCCGCCGTTACCCGGAGCACCCGCTGCCATACTTTCTGATGGGCCTGAGCCAGTGGTGGAAAATTGTACCTACCAACATCCAGACGAAAAAATACGACGACCTGTTTTTTGCCTACATGGATACCACCATTCAAAAGGCGGAAGAACTATACGATAAGAATGAGAACAACACGGAAGCGGCTTTTTTCCTGGCTGCTGCCAATGGCTTCTCGGCCCGGCTGCACTCTGAGCGTAGCAACTGGCGTAAGGCCACCGTGCATAGCAAGCGCGCTATAGAATACATGGAGATTGCCAAAGCCGGTAATGGACTGAGCCCGGAATTCCTTTTTGGGGAAGCACTTTTTAATTATTACGCTATCTGGATACACGAAAACTATAAAATGTTGCGCCCTGTGCTGGCTTTCTTCCCGGATGGTGATAAGCGATTGGGATTAAAGCAGCTACGCCATGTGTCAAACAGCGGCTTTTATACAGGAACAGAAGCAAAGTTCTTCCTGATGAAGATCTACGCAAACGAAGAAGGCAACCTGGATGAATCGATGAAAATTGCGCAGTCGCTGGCAACCAAATACCCGGACAATGCCTACTTCCAGCGTTTTTATGCCCGATTGTTATTTGTGCAGGGCCATTTCTCGATGGCAGAGCGTGTGTCGTTGGATATTTTGCATAAACTTGAACAGAAAATGCCCGGATACGAAGCTGTGAGCGGCCGTTACGCGTCTTACATTCTGGCCTACGTTAACCAGAACAAATACCGCGACCTCGAAAAAGCAAAACAGTATTACCAGGAATCCATTATGTATGCCGAGATGAGCAACGAACGTGATTCGGGTTACTTTATTAACTCCTACCTGAACCTGGCCCGCATCAGCGACCAGCAAAAAGATAAATCGAAGGCAAAACGCTATTACACCATCGTTATCAATTCTTCAGAGAAAAAATCAGCGGCATTTAAAGAAGCCCGAAACTTCCTGAAAGCGAATAAAAAGGTTAAGTAA
- a CDS encoding sodium-translocating pyrophosphatase produces MENILYAIPALGLAALLYTFIRSAWVTKQPAGNERMTEIARHISDGAMAFLKAEYKVLFYFVIIASLFLGYLGYSGGERSHWSIVIAFIIGAVFSATAGFIGMRIATKANVRTAEAARTSLSRALDVSFAGGSVMGMGVAGLAVLGLGSLFIVLYYYFVQSTGADVNGIQMERALEVLTGFSLGAESIALFARVGGGIYTKAADVGADLVGKVEAGIPEDDPRNPATIADNVGDNVGDVAGMGADLFGSYVATILATMVLGREVIAQDNFGGLSPVILPMLIAGLGIVFSLIGMLFIRVKEGGDVQAALNRGNWISVFLTAVGAYFVIHWMLPEQMNLRNFDFSANDVFLAVIVGLVVGTLMSIITEYYTAMGKGPVNSIVQQSSTGHATNIIAGLAVGMHSTVLPIIVLAAGIVFSYAAAGLYGVAIAAAGMMATTAMQLAIDAFGPIADNAGGIAEMSELPKEVRGRTDILDAVGNTTAATGKGFAIASAALTSLALFAAFVGIAGIDSIDLYKAPVLAGLFIGAMIPFIFSALAIAAVGRAAMAMVHEVRRQFREIPGIMEGTGKPEYEKCVAISTKAAIREMMLPGAIALIVPLIVGFGLKGVFEETPSAEILGGLLAGVTVSGVLMAMFQSNAGGAWDNAKKSFEKGVMINGVMEYKGSEPHKASVTGDTVGDPFKDTSGPSMNILIKLMSIVSLVIAPHIATERTPAIPEEPKLTPEEVKVTPATEKTINAENTVTIAGIAAK; encoded by the coding sequence ATGGAAAATATTCTTTACGCGATTCCTGCTCTTGGTCTGGCGGCCTTACTGTATACTTTTATACGGTCGGCGTGGGTAACGAAGCAGCCCGCAGGTAATGAGCGCATGACAGAAATTGCGCGCCACATTTCAGATGGTGCGATGGCTTTCTTAAAAGCAGAGTATAAAGTGCTCTTTTATTTTGTCATAATTGCTTCCTTGTTTTTAGGTTATCTGGGCTATTCCGGTGGTGAGCGATCGCACTGGTCTATTGTAATAGCCTTTATTATTGGTGCTGTTTTTTCGGCTACGGCTGGTTTTATAGGCATGCGCATTGCTACTAAAGCAAACGTGCGTACTGCCGAAGCAGCTCGTACCAGCCTTTCCCGCGCCCTGGACGTGTCGTTTGCAGGTGGTTCGGTAATGGGTATGGGCGTGGCTGGTCTGGCTGTTCTTGGCTTAGGCTCTCTGTTTATAGTTTTATATTACTATTTCGTACAGAGTACTGGTGCTGATGTAAATGGCATACAGATGGAGCGTGCCCTGGAGGTACTGACAGGTTTCTCGCTGGGTGCTGAAAGTATTGCCCTGTTTGCCCGTGTGGGTGGTGGTATTTATACCAAAGCTGCCGACGTGGGTGCTGACCTTGTAGGTAAAGTAGAAGCCGGTATTCCGGAAGATGATCCGCGTAACCCTGCAACTATAGCCGATAACGTAGGCGATAACGTGGGTGACGTAGCCGGTATGGGTGCTGACTTGTTCGGTTCTTATGTGGCAACTATACTGGCCACCATGGTGCTTGGCCGCGAGGTTATTGCGCAGGATAATTTCGGTGGCTTATCGCCGGTTATCCTTCCAATGTTGATCGCTGGTCTGGGTATTGTTTTCTCGCTGATCGGCATGCTGTTCATCCGTGTAAAAGAAGGTGGCGATGTGCAGGCTGCCCTTAACCGTGGCAACTGGATCTCTGTATTCCTGACAGCGGTAGGTGCCTACTTTGTAATTCACTGGATGCTACCGGAGCAGATGAACCTGCGTAATTTTGATTTCTCCGCAAACGATGTGTTCCTGGCAGTTATAGTTGGTCTGGTAGTAGGTACTTTAATGAGTATTATCACGGAGTACTACACCGCAATGGGTAAAGGTCCTGTTAATTCTATCGTACAGCAATCTTCTACGGGCCATGCTACCAATATTATCGCTGGACTGGCAGTAGGTATGCACTCCACGGTTCTGCCAATTATAGTTCTGGCTGCAGGTATTGTGTTCTCGTATGCAGCAGCTGGTTTATACGGTGTGGCGATTGCTGCCGCAGGCATGATGGCAACTACAGCTATGCAGCTGGCTATCGATGCCTTTGGTCCGATTGCCGATAATGCCGGTGGTATTGCTGAAATGAGCGAGCTGCCGAAAGAAGTACGTGGCAGAACCGATATCCTGGATGCAGTTGGTAACACAACGGCAGCAACCGGTAAAGGCTTTGCGATCGCTTCTGCTGCGTTAACTTCACTTGCTCTTTTTGCAGCTTTCGTTGGTATTGCAGGCATCGACTCTATTGACCTTTACAAAGCGCCGGTTTTAGCTGGTCTGTTTATTGGTGCCATGATTCCGTTTATCTTCTCCGCATTGGCTATAGCGGCAGTAGGTAGAGCAGCGATGGCAATGGTGCACGAAGTACGCCGTCAGTTCCGCGAAATTCCGGGCATTATGGAAGGTACCGGCAAGCCGGAATACGAAAAATGCGTGGCGATCTCTACAAAAGCGGCTATCCGTGAAATGATGTTGCCGGGCGCTATTGCCCTTATCGTTCCGCTTATAGTTGGTTTCGGTCTGAAAGGTGTGTTTGAAGAAACGCCATCTGCTGAAATTCTGGGTGGTTTGCTGGCTGGTGTTACCGTTTCTGGTGTACTGATGGCCATGTTCCAGTCTAACGCCGGTGGCGCCTGGGATAACGCGAAGAAGTCATTCGAGAAAGGTGTAATGATAAACGGCGTGATGGAGTACAAAGGGTCTGAGCCACACAAAGCATCTGTAACCGGCGATACCGTAGGTGATCCGTTTAAAGATACTTCTGGTCCGTCCATGAATATCCTGATCAAGCTGATGTCAATTGTGTCGTTGGTAATTGCGCCGCACATTGCTACAGAAAGAACACCTGCCATTCCGGAAGAGCCAAAACTGACACCTGAAGAAGTGAAGGTTACGCCGGCAACAGAAAAAACTATAAACGCTGAAAATACAGTAACGATAGCTGGTATTGCTGCAAAGTAA